A part of Arachis hypogaea cultivar Tifrunner chromosome 12, arahy.Tifrunner.gnm2.J5K5, whole genome shotgun sequence genomic DNA contains:
- the LOC112727998 gene encoding calcium-dependent protein kinase 13, with amino-acid sequence MGNCCRSPAAVAREDVKSSFSDHTKGKHTSAASAAGKQKNAPITVLAGVPKENIEEKYLVDRELGRGEFGVTYLCIDRGSRELLACKSISKRKLRTAVDVEDVRREVAIMRHLPRSSSIVSLREACEDDNAVHLVMELCEGGELFDRIVARGRYTERAAAAVARTVVEVVQLCHRHGVIHRDLKPENFLFANKKENSPLKAIDFGLSIFFKPGEKFSEIVGSPYYMAPEVLKRNYGPEIDIWSAGVILYILLCGVPPFWAESEQGVAQAILRGLIDFKREPWPSISESAKSLVRQMLEPDPKLRLTAKQVLEHPWIQNAKKAPNIPLGDAVKSRLKQFSMMNRFKRKALRVIADFLSNEEVEDIKDIFQKMDTDNDGIVSIEELKAGFQNFGSQLAESEIQMLLEAVNTNGKGTLDYGEFVAVSLHLKRMANDEHLRKAFSYFDKDGNGYIEPDELRNALMEDGTDDCADVANDIFQEVDTDKDGRISYEEFVAMMKTGTDWRKASRHYSRGRFNSLSLKLMKDGSVNLGTEQLLV; translated from the exons ATGGGCAACTGCTGCCGATCTCCAGCTGCCGTCGCCCGCGAGGACGTGAAATCATCATTCTCCGACCACACCAAAGGAAAACACACCTCCGCAGCCAGCGCCGCCGGAAAACAGAAAAATGCTCCGATCACGGTCCTCGCCGGCGTTCCCAAGGAGAACATTGAGGAGAAGTACCTGGTGGACCGTGAGCTCGGGCGTGGGGAGTTCGGCGTGACGTACCTCTGTATCGACCGGGGATCGAGAGAGCTGCTTGCTTGCAAGAGCATCTCGAAGCGGAAGTTGCGGACGGCGGTGGACGTCGAGGACGTCCGCCGTGAGGTGGCGATCATGCGCCACCTGCCGCGGAGCTCCAGCATCGTGTCGCTTCGTGAGGCGTGCGAGGATGACAACGCCGTGCACCTTGTAATGGAGCTCTGCGAGGGTGGGGAACTCTTTGACAGGATCGTGGCCAGGGGGCGTTACACGGAGCGCGCTGCCGCCGCAGTTGCAAGGACCGTCGTGGAGGTTGTGCAGCTGTGCCATAGGCATGGTGTGATTCACAGGGACCTGAAGCCGGAGAATTTCCTGTTTGCTAATAAGAAGGAGAATTCGCCGCTCAAGGCTATTGATTTCGGGCTTTCCATATTCTTCAAGCCAG GTGAGAAATTCTCAGAAATTGTTGGAAGTCCATATTATATGGCTCCAGAGGTGCTCAAGCGGAACTATGGGCCAGAAATAGATATATGGAGTGCAGGAGTGATACTCTACATCTTACTATGTGGCGTTCCCCCGTTTTGGGCTG AATCTGAACAAGGGGTTGCACAGGCTATTCTCAGAGGGCTTATAGATTTCAAACGAGAACCTTGGCCGAGTATTTCAGAAAGTGCTAAAAGTCTTGTTAGGCAAATGTTAGAACCAGACCCTAAACTTCGACTAACTGCCAAACAGGTGCTTG AGCATCCTTGGATCCAAAATGCTAAGAAGGCTCCAAATATTCCTCTTGGGGATGCTGTAAAATCAAGACTTAAGCAGTTTTCTATGATGAATAGATTCAAAAGAAAAGCCCTTAGG GTCATTGCTGATTTCTTGTCCAATGAAGAAGTTGAAGACATCAAAGATATCTTCCAAAAGATGGATACTGATAACGATGGTATTGTTTCCATTGAAGAACTAAAAGCTGGATTTCAAAATTTCGGATCTCAACTTGCCGAGTCTGAAATTCAGATGCTTCTTGAAGCT GTAAATACTAATGGGAAGGGAACCCTTGACTATGGAGAATTTGTTGCAGTTTCCCTCCATCTAAAAAGGATGGCTAATGATGAGCATCTTCGCAAGGCCTTCTCTTACTTTGACAAGGATGGGAATGGTTATATTGAACCAGACGAGTTACGGAATGCTTTGATGGAAGACGGGACAGATGATTGTGCAGACGTAGCAAATGATATTTTCCAGGAAGTGGACACAGACAAG GATGGACGCATCAGCTATGAAGAATTTGTGGCTATGATGAAAACCGGAACAGATTGGAGAAAAGCATCTAGGCATTACTCACGCGGGAGATTCAACAGCTTGAGCTTAAAGTTGATGAAGGACGGTTCTGTAAATTTAGGAACTGAGCAGTTACTTGTTTGA